In Granulicella sibirica, the sequence GTTGCACCGTTGGTAACAACAATGCCGGCGTGCGCAACTGCCCTGCCGGACGGGTCGGTAACCGCACCACTCATGCCGCCCGTTCCCGGTGTCTGTGCCGCCATCTCGAGGCTTGCGCTCAAAACGAGCGCAGCAAATCGCATTCCTTGTGTGCACAATCTCATTCGTCTTTCGCCCCGTGTAATTCCTAGTTGAGGCTGAGTATGCCGAATGGGTTGGTGAACAGTTGTTACTCCTTTGTCACCACATTGTTTTCTCTCTGCACAAGATTGCGAGAGCTTATAAATTCGTTTCACAATGCCGGTCTAGGTTCGCTCCCGCTCCAGCCCAGCGGGCTTTCCTTCTACAACTCCGATTACAACATGGTGGCAAAGCGCAGCTGTCCGGTGCATCGGTGGCCTTGCTGCTCCGGTACGCTGCCTCAGGTTGTGGCGGATCTTGGGATCAACACGTACCTGCGGGAGCCGGGCGCGCCATCTGGGTCAATCTCTACCAGCCGTCTGAACTATCTAGGGAGGACCGGCTGGCCTGCTTTTGCGTATCCTGTCATCTCCAGATATCCGACTCCGCTCAAGGGAGACTGACTGCGTTGGCCTCTTACGTCGATGGCTCCCTCCCAGTAGGAGGGTCCGAAGTTTCCCGTCAACTCCTGATCCTTGAGCGGCGTGGTCACATCAAGTTCCATATTCAAGCGCGGAATGGAGACGTGCCAATGAAGCGGGTAGCTTGCCTTGGTGGCCGGGCTTAGCCATTTGCTTTCTGAGTCTGAAACGGGGATCATTGCGAAGTCTTTGGCTGACAGGAAGAGTGACTTGCCGGTTGCGTCGATGTACGTGCCTGAGGAGTATGGATCGATAGTGCCGTCGGCGTGGCGCAGTCGGTAGAGCATGAGTTCCGTGCCTTCTTCGAGTTGAACGCTCAGCCAGTCCCAGCCGGTTTCGGCGGCTGCCATGGAGCCGGTGAAGAACTCGTGATCCATCCAGGAGGTTCCGCCTACCTGGTAAGCTTTGCCGTCTATATCGATGGAGCCCGAGGTCGTCAGGCGAGTCAGCGAAAAGTATTGGGATGCATGGCCCGCGCCTTCAGCCTTTTGGCTTACCCCGTTTGGGCCCTCGATCGTAGGCGGTTTTTTGGGTATGAGCTTGAGCGCGATGCTGAACTTGCCGGCGATGCCGCGCAGGTCTTCCTCGTGCTCGGCGATGTGCGCCTGCCAATTACCGTTCCAGACGATCCCGGTCTGGCTGTCGACACCGGCGACGCCAGGGCCGGTGCGGTTGAGGCGCTCCTCGTTGTAGAAGTGCTGGCCGTTGATATCGCTGAGAGCAAGATGGGCCATCCAAACGTCGTGGACAAACCAGGGGTGACTGTTATCCGCGCGCGAAACGCCCTGGCGAAAGAAGGTCAGTTCATATCCAAAGCGACGGCCGTTGGAGGACTTTAGATGGCCGGTGTAATACCACCACTCCGTCTGGAAGTCTTCATGGTTGAAATAGTCTCGCGGGAACTCGTAGGTGTAGCCTGCCTGCGCGATCTTGTAGCTCTTTGCGGACTGGTTTGGGGCGGCACGGTCTTGCGAGGTGGCGCACACTGCGCCGAGGAGGAGCAGGAGTGCGATGCACTTATTCCTCATGCACGACCTCCATGGGATCGAGGCGAATGGCGATCCGGGCGGGGAAGAGGCCGGCGAGTACGGTAGCAATGTAGACGACGGTGAGCGAGCTGAGGAGAACTTCGACTGGCCAATGAAATTGGATCGTCCAGCCGAAAGACTGCTTATTGATCACGTAGATCAGCACAAGCGAAAGGACGTAGCCGAGCACGAGGCCGAGCACGTTGGCCAGGAGCCCAGTCAGGCCGGCTTCGACGAGGATCAGCTTACGAATCTGTGCGGAGGTGCCCCCGAGATAGCGAAGGACGCCGAACTCCCTGCGGCGGTCCATGACAATCGAGAGGAGTGCGCCGGCAATGCCGCCGATAGCCACGAGGATGGAAATCGCCTCGACAGCATAGGTAATGGCGAATGTCTGATCGAAGACGCGGATGGCTTCATGGCGTATTTCGCCATTCGAGAGCATCATGAGGCTCTTATTGGCAATGGCATTTCGAATCGCCGCACGTGTGCGCTCGAGGTCGGCCCCTGGTTCGAGATATACAGCTAGATTGGTTGGCTTCGTGTCGGGAAGATAACGGATCAGCGTGCTCCAATCGACCACGATGAAGCCTGCTTCGTGTCCGTAGTCGTAGAAGGTATCGATCACGCGGAAGGTGACTTGATGCTCCCCGATGGGGAGGGTGATGGAGTCGTCTGCCTTGACGTGGTGCTTGTTGGCGAAGGGTTCGCTGACGACTGCGTTGTTGCCTGAGGCAAGCTCTCGAATGACGTCGATGCTCGATCGGCCTGAAAGGAAGGTAAGATTTTGGCGAGGGATGCTTCGACTCTGGCTGGCCCCGGCAAGCGACGCGGGCAGACCCTGATATTGAATCTCATAGGCACGCAGGCGGCTGACACTCTCCACGCCGGGAGTCGCTGCGATTCGGTCGGAGGTCTCGAGAGAGATGGTGGGATGCCGGTCGCCCCCCATGGCTCCGGCGGGAGCGAGATAGAGGTCGGCCGGAAGCTCGCTGTCCAGCCAGGTCAGTACGGTCTGGCGGAAGCTTCCAACCATGATGCCTACCGAGGTCATCATGGCGATGGCTGTGGCGAGAGCTGCTACAAGGACCGAGGTTCTGCGCAGCGAGCCGCCCAGGCTACGGGAGGCGATGAGGCCCTCAACTCCAAGCATGCGAAGGAGGCCGCCTGAGCCTAGGGATGTGGCGCTATGGACAAGCAGAGGAGAGATCAGGGCGGCTGCCGCGACAAAGAGCAACGCGGACAAGTAGCCGAACAAAGGCTTCCCGGCTATGGAGGGGAAGAGAGTTGCAAGTGCCCCCAGAATGGCGAGCGCCAGGGCGATTCCCGCATCATGCTTCCGTTCGACGCGCACTTCAAACTCGCGGCGGCCGCGGGCCATTGCTTCAATCGGCGGGACCATGCCGGCCTCTCGTGCGGGGGCGAAGGCGGATGCCAGAGCTACTCCGATACCGGCGACAAGGGCAAGCGCGACCGAGCCTGCGGAGATCTTCATCTGGCCTGGACTGCTGGAAACGTAGAGAGCGTTGACTGTGGTGGACAGCATGCCGACGGCTCCCGCGGCGAGTGCACGCCCGAGGGGCAGAGCTGCGAGGGAACCGGCTGTGCCGTAGAGCGCGGCTTCAAAGAGAAAGGCACCCATGACAGCTCCACGGCTTGCGCCCAGTGCGCGCATGGTGCCGATATCGGCGCGTCTGCGGACAACGGAGACGGAGACCGCGTTATAGATGAGAAAGGCTCCTACGAGGAGCGCGATGCCGCTGAGCATGGTGAGATTCCAGCGGAAGGCTGCGAGCATGTGCCGGTTGGCCGCGGTCTCTGTTCCCTGGGCATTGAGCAGGACGCCCGCTGGGAGAGCCTGCTGCAACTTGCTCTGCCATGCATCGAAATTAGCCGCGCTGGGAGTCTTGATCAGGATGCGATCGACTCGGCCTGACTTGCCGGTAGCAAGCTGCGCAGCTCCGATATCCATGAGAACTGCTTCTGTGCCCAGCTTGCT encodes:
- a CDS encoding lipocalin-like domain-containing protein, which produces MRNKCIALLLLLGAVCATSQDRAAPNQSAKSYKIAQAGYTYEFPRDYFNHEDFQTEWWYYTGHLKSSNGRRFGYELTFFRQGVSRADNSHPWFVHDVWMAHLALSDINGQHFYNEERLNRTGPGVAGVDSQTGIVWNGNWQAHIAEHEEDLRGIAGKFSIALKLIPKKPPTIEGPNGVSQKAEGAGHASQYFSLTRLTTSGSIDIDGKAYQVGGTSWMDHEFFTGSMAAAETGWDWLSVQLEEGTELMLYRLRHADGTIDPYSSGTYIDATGKSLFLSAKDFAMIPVSDSESKWLSPATKASYPLHWHVSIPRLNMELDVTTPLKDQELTGNFGPSYWEGAIDVRGQRSQSPLSGVGYLEMTGYAKAGQPVLPR
- a CDS encoding ABC transporter permease — its product is MGLFALLYRLIVRPVFRHPGRALIIFFAVALGDAAVVAINLAGDAAAGSFHSSMETLAGKDDFEITAAGGLPESVVAEVARLPYPLSISPRIEDHGMLVSTGETVPLIGVDVVAETSNAGTLVGTIAQDATAIQGLRYINDPDAVWLTHGLGKAVGDRVQLLINDHVQAYTVRGLIPESGPDGSKLGTEAVLMDIGAAQLATGKSGRVDRILIKTPSAANFDAWQSKLQQALPAGVLLNAQGTETAANRHMLAAFRWNLTMLSGIALLVGAFLIYNAVSVSVVRRRADIGTMRALGASRGAVMGAFLFEAALYGTAGSLAALPLGRALAAGAVGMLSTTVNALYVSSSPGQMKISAGSVALALVAGIGVALASAFAPAREAGMVPPIEAMARGRREFEVRVERKHDAGIALALAILGALATLFPSIAGKPLFGYLSALLFVAAAALISPLLVHSATSLGSGGLLRMLGVEGLIASRSLGGSLRRTSVLVAALATAIAMMTSVGIMVGSFRQTVLTWLDSELPADLYLAPAGAMGGDRHPTISLETSDRIAATPGVESVSRLRAYEIQYQGLPASLAGASQSRSIPRQNLTFLSGRSSIDVIRELASGNNAVVSEPFANKHHVKADDSITLPIGEHQVTFRVIDTFYDYGHEAGFIVVDWSTLIRYLPDTKPTNLAVYLEPGADLERTRAAIRNAIANKSLMMLSNGEIRHEAIRVFDQTFAITYAVEAISILVAIGGIAGALLSIVMDRRREFGVLRYLGGTSAQIRKLILVEAGLTGLLANVLGLVLGYVLSLVLIYVINKQSFGWTIQFHWPVEVLLSSLTVVYIATVLAGLFPARIAIRLDPMEVVHEE